In a genomic window of Quercus lobata isolate SW786 chromosome 4, ValleyOak3.0 Primary Assembly, whole genome shotgun sequence:
- the LOC115983998 gene encoding cytochrome P450 703A2, with the protein MDLVTFTSTFLCVALIANFIYRRFLLHDKTKRLPPGPPRLPIFGNLLQLGKLPHRDLASLCDRYGPLVYLHLGSIDAITTNDPDIIREILVRQDDVFASRPRTLAAFHLAYGCGDVALAPLGPNWKRMRRICMEHLLTTKRLESFAKHRAEEAQHLVCDVWARARTGKAVNLREVLGAFSMNNVTRMLLGKQYFGVESAGPQEAGEFMHITHELFWLLGLIYLGDYLPFWRWVDPYGCEKKMREVEKRVDNFHTKIIAEHRRARERKRKEKGEDDGELDFVDVLLSLPGEDGKQHMDDKEIKALIQDMIAAATDTSAVTSEWAMTEVIKHPRVLRKIQEELDSVVGPNRMVSESDLPHLNYLRCVVRETFRMHPAGPFLIPHESVCATTINGYYIPAKTRVFINTHGLGRNTKIWDNVNDFRPERHWLSDGSRVEISHGIDFKILPFSAGKRKCPGAPLGVTLVLMALARLFHCFDWIPSEGLKPEDIDTSEVYGMTMPRVEPLMAIARTRLADHMYL; encoded by the exons ATGGATTTAGTTACATTTACTTCAACCTTCCTTTGTGTAGCTCTCATCGCCAATTTCATATACAGAAGGTTCTTATTGCATGATAAAACAAAAAGACTTCCACCAGGTCCACCAAGATTGCCCATATTTGGTAACCTTCTCCAATTAGGAAAACTCCCTCACAGGGACCTAGCCTCTCTATGTGACAGATATGGACCCTTAGTGTACCTTCACTTGGGTAGCATTGATGCCATCACCACCAATGACCCTGATATCATACGTGAAATTCTAGTTCGCCAAGATGATGTGTTTGCATCAAGACCTCGAACTCTTGCTGCATTTCATTTAGCATATGGGTGTGGGGATGTGGCACTAGCCCCATTGGGTCCAAATTGGAAGAGAATGAGGAGAATTTGCATGGAGCACTTGTTGACAACAAAGCGGCTCGAATCATTTGCTAAGCATCGTGCTGAGGAAGCACAACATTTAGTTTGTGATGTTTGGGCTCGAGCTCGAACTGGTAAGGCTGTGAACTTGAGGGAAGTGTTGGGTGCATTCTCGATGAACAATGTTACTAGGATGTTGCTAGGGAAGCAATATTTTGGAGTTGAATCAGCTGGCCCTCAAGAAGCTGGGGAGTTCATGCATATAACCCATGAGTTGTTTTGGCTATTGGGATTGATATATTTGGGTGATTACTTACCATTTTGGAGGTGGGTTGATCCTTATGGATGTGAAAAGAAAATGAGGGAAGTGGAGAAGCGAGTTGATAATTTCCATACGAAGATTATAGCAGAACATAGGAGggcaagagagagaaagagaaaggaaaaaggcGAGGATGATGGAGAATTGGATTTTGTTGATGTCCTACTTTCCTTGCCTGGTGAAGATGGAAAACAACACATGGATGACAAAGAAATTAAAGCTCTAATTCAG GACATGATAGCTGCGGCCACAGACACTTCAGCTGTGACCAGTGAATGGGCAATGACCGAGGTGATCAAGCACCCACGTGTCCTTAGAAAGATCCAAGAAGAGCTCGATTCCGTTGTGGGTCCCAATCGAATGGTCTCCGAATCAGATCTACCCCATCTAAACTACTTACGTTGCGTCGTTCGTGAAACATTTCGCATGCACCCAGCTGGGCCCTTTCTGATCCCACATGAATCAGTGTGTGCCACAACCATAAATGGCTATTACATCCCAGCCAAGACACGCGTCTTCATCAACACGCATGGGTTGGGTCGAAACACCAAGATTTGGGACAATGTGAATGATTTTCGACCCGAAAGGCATTGGCTAAGTGATGGGAGTCGAGTCGAGATTAGCCACGGTATCGATTTCAAAATACTCCCATTCAGTGCTGGGAAAAGAAAGTGCCCCGGCGCGCCGCTTGGGGTGACTTTGGTTTTGATGGCTTTGGCTCGATTATTCCACTGCTTTGATTGGATCCCGTCAGAAGGGTTGAAGCCCGAAGATATAGATACTAGTGAGGTGTATGGGATGACTATGCCCAGGGTCGAGCCCTTGATGGCCATTGCTAGAACACGTTTGGCCGACCATATGTATCTCTGA
- the LOC115985519 gene encoding uncharacterized protein LOC115985519: protein MAARSPFSDEIERASIPSRFTRPPFNSYEGKTDPVEHLVKAGYLKEFVVDSTDRETGQDVQQKRNPLPPPLGVIEVIHTAPRGTTAAKRVLTVAYTGGDSAGKKKKVERLTISFGEDDLEGTVQPHDDALVVTARIGGFLVKRVMIDQGSGADVMYPDLFEGLGLKTQDLAKYDTPLVSFDGRVVIPEGQISLPVDMEGKGVIATFIVVRSFSPYTAILGRPWIHAMKAVPSTLHVKVKFPTEFGVAEVRGNQQVARQCLVAVVRWKNEQLGQAEKETS from the exons ATGGCTGCCCGGTCACCGTTCTCCGATGAGATTGAACGGGCCTCAATACCGAGCAGATTCACGCGACCGCCATTCAATTCCTACGAGGGGAAGAcggaccccgtggagcat TTAGTAAAGGCAGGGTACCTGAAAGAGTTTGTGGTAGACTCCACTGACCGAGAAACCGGCCAGGACgtccaacagaaaaggaacccCCTCCCGCCTCCactgggggtaatcgaagtcatccataCTGCACCAAGAGGAACGACAGCAGCAAAAAGGGTATTAACAGTTGCTTACACGGGAGGAGATTCAGccgggaagaagaagaaggttgaACGGCTGACCATCTCATTCGGAGAAGACGATTTGGAAGGAACGGTCCAACCTcatgacgatgctttggtggtgacggCCAGGATAGGCGGgttcctggtgaagagggtaatgatCGACCAAGGGAGCGGGgctgacgtcatgtacccggaccTTTTCGAAGGGCTCGGATTgaagacccaggatttggcgaagtatgacacgccgCTGGTCTCATTTGACGGGAGAGTCGTAATTCCCGAGGGACAAATCTCTCTCCCGGTGGACATGGAGGGCAAGGGAGTTATAGCTACCTTCATAGTAGTTCGATCATTCTCACCGTATACCGCAATCCTGGggaggccgtggattcacgccatgAAGGCTGTTCCGTCTACCCTCCACGTGAAAGTTAAATTTCCCACTGAGTTTGGAGTTGCCGAGGTGAGGGGGAACCAACAAGTGGCGAGGCAGTGTCTTGTCGCCGTGGtcagatggaaaaatgagcaGCTCGGACAAGCTGAGAAAGAAACTTCATAG
- the LOC115987137 gene encoding uncharacterized protein LOC115987137 translates to MDEEEREKIEKTVVDILRNSNLDHITEFKLRLQASKRLGIDLFENDLRKAFVRTVLENFLLDLDLDHDDDDDHKDQNKHRPNSNGGGAGDRVICKLSNKRNVVISDFRGKALVSIREFYEKDGKQLPAAKGISLSPEQWSVFRKNVPAIEEAIIKMELKLRSQLDGKQIEDLSNTVSDIAPQEVPFETDRFDGKNYHCWALQMESFLTQLRISYVLTDPCPNVTLSPEATAEEIAQAKLDEQKWVKDDYICRRNILSSLSDPLFYKYSKRAGTAKELWKELELVYLYEEFGTKRSQVKKYIDFQMAEERPIVEQVLEFNSIADSIVAAGMLIEENFHVSVIISKLPPSWKDFCIKAMREEYLPFYKLMDHLRIEEETRNQGKQGDSSNLLGNQVWKFRPNIKPPNMRWNRREQEMDGKPLVCHNCGKKGHLSRNCRKKFVKENSGNGVVDNVSMPVVAEVNMVGGTME, encoded by the exons ATGgatgaggaagagagagagaagatcgAGAAAACAGTGGTGGATATACTGAGGAATTCCAACCTCGACCATATTACTGAGTTCAAGCTCCGACTCCAGGCCTCCAAGCGTCTTGGGATCGACCTCTTCGAAAATGACCTCCGCAAGGCCTTTGTGCGGACTGTCCTTGAGAATTTCCTGCTCGACCTCGACCTCGAccacgatgatgatgatgatcataAAGACCAAAACAAACACAGGCCTAACTCTAATGGAGGAGGAGCAGGCGACCGTGTTATTTGCAAG CTATCAAACAAGAGGAATGTGGTAATTTCAGATTTCAGAGGGAAAGCTTTGGTATCAATCAGGGAATTCTATGAGAAGGATGGAAAGCAGCTTCCTGCTGCCAAAG GAATTAGTTTGTCACCTGAACAATGGTCAGTCTTCAGAAAGAATGTCCCTGCTATAGAGGAAGCTATTATTAAGATGGAACTGAAGTTAAG ATCCCAACTTGATGGAAAACAAATTGAAGATCTGTCTAATACAGTGAGTGATATTGCTCCCCAAGAAGTTCCTTTTGAGACTGACCGTTTTGATGGGAAGAATTACCATTGCTGGGCACTGCAGATGGAATCTTTCTTAACGCAATTAAGGATTTCATATGTACTCACCGACCCATGCCCCAATGTTACTCTAAGCCCAGAAGCAACCGCTGAAGAAATTGCTCAAGCAAAACTTGATGAACAAAAGTGGGTCAAAGATGACTACATTTGTCGTCGCAACATCTTGAGCTCTCTATCTGACCCTCTCTTTTACAAATACTCTAAGAGAGCTGGGACTGCTAAAGAACTGTGGAAAGAACTTGAGTTAGTTTATCTTTATGAAGAATTTGGAACCAAGAGATCTCAAGTTAAAAAGTATATTGATTTCCAGATGGCTGAAGAAAGGCCTATAGTTGAACAAGTTCTTGAATTCAACAGCATTGCTGACTCTATTGTTGCAGCTGGAATGTTGATTGAAGAGAACTTTCATGTCAGTGTCATCATTTCCAAACTTCCCCCATCTTGGAAGGACTTCTGCATCAAGGCGATGCGTGAGGAGTATCTACCTTTCTATAAGTTGATGGATCATTTGAGGATTGAGGAAGAGACTCGCAACCAAGGCAAGCAAGGAGATTCTTCTAATCTGTTAGGCAATCAAGTCTGGAAATTTAGACCCAATATAAAGCCTCCAAACATGCGATGGAATAGGCGGGAACAAGAAATGGATGGAAAGCCCTTAGTCTGCCACAATTGTGGCAAGAAAGGGCATCTTTCACGAAATTGTCGCAAGAAGTTTGTTAAGGAAAATAGTGGAAATGGAGTTGTGGACAATGTATCCATGCCTGTGGTCGCGGAGGTTAACATGGTTGGGGGAACTATGGAGTAG